A genomic segment from Streptomyces sp. NBC_00459 encodes:
- a CDS encoding ABC transporter ATP-binding protein: MTSAVTITRHGSTGGRTAVAARARQVVKAYGSGETRVVALDHVDVDIARGQFTAIMGPSGSGKSTLMHCLAGLDTVTSGQIHLDDTEITGLKDKKLTQLRRDRIGFIFQAFNLLPTLSALENITLPMDIAGRKPDKGWLAQVVETVGLKDRLKHRPNQLSGGQQQRVAVARALAARPEIIFGDEPTGNLDSRAGAEVLGFLRRSVDELGQTIVMVTHDPVAASYADRVLYLADGRIVDEMFRPTADSVLDRMKDFDARGRTS, encoded by the coding sequence GTGACATCGGCTGTAACCATCACCAGGCACGGGAGCACTGGAGGGCGTACTGCCGTTGCCGCACGGGCACGGCAGGTCGTGAAGGCGTACGGGTCCGGTGAGACCCGCGTCGTCGCCCTGGACCATGTGGATGTCGACATCGCGCGGGGACAGTTCACCGCGATCATGGGCCCCTCGGGTTCCGGCAAGTCCACCCTCATGCACTGCCTCGCAGGCCTCGACACCGTGACGTCCGGCCAGATCCACCTCGACGACACCGAGATCACCGGGCTCAAGGACAAGAAGCTGACGCAACTGCGCCGGGACCGGATCGGGTTCATCTTCCAGGCGTTCAACCTGTTGCCGACGCTCAGCGCCCTGGAGAACATCACACTCCCCATGGACATCGCCGGCCGCAAGCCGGACAAGGGCTGGCTGGCGCAGGTCGTCGAGACCGTCGGGCTCAAGGACCGGCTCAAGCACCGGCCCAACCAGCTCTCCGGCGGCCAGCAGCAACGCGTCGCCGTGGCACGGGCGTTGGCCGCGCGGCCCGAGATCATCTTCGGTGACGAGCCGACCGGAAACCTCGATTCCCGTGCGGGCGCCGAGGTGTTGGGCTTCCTGCGCCGCTCGGTGGACGAGCTGGGGCAGACCATCGTGATGGTCACGCACGACCCGGTGGCCGCCTCGTACGCGGACCGGGTGCTGTATCTGGCCGACGGGCGGATCGTCGACGAGATGTTCCGGCCGACCGCCGACAGCGTTCTCGACCGTATGAAGGACTTCGACGCGCGGGGGCGTACGTCATGA
- a CDS encoding sensor histidine kinase produces MTTTGEDHAAALTGPLWWARWRSAAFDVGLAVLSAGECAAEGVRFAGEAGIPAAAGIVFGLVAGSVLVLRRRWPIAVVLVSIAVAPAQMGYLMGIVGLYTLAASELPRRIIGALAGMAMVGTLIVTFVRSHQDMADGSLKIGDWLVPVVAITTSLGVTAPPLLLGLYVGARRRLMESLRERADSLERELQLLAERAEERAEWARNEERTRIAREMHDVVAHRVSLMVVHAAALQAVARKDPEKAVRNAALVGDMGRQALTELREMLGVLRSGDGLERRVQGVPLAAVGVAAAVAASRAAEGGEGAGDGPCLSELEELVGQSAAAGMVVALSVEGEVRLYGAMVEQTAYRVVQEALTNVHKHAAGAKTHVRLAHRGDEIAMQVENEPPPEPSSGSSVRFPSGGNGLLGMKERVAALGGVFVSGPTEAGGFRVSAVIPT; encoded by the coding sequence ATGACCACTACGGGGGAAGACCACGCCGCGGCCCTGACCGGGCCGTTGTGGTGGGCCCGGTGGCGCAGTGCGGCGTTTGACGTGGGTCTCGCGGTGCTGTCCGCCGGGGAGTGTGCGGCGGAGGGGGTCCGGTTCGCCGGGGAGGCGGGGATCCCGGCGGCGGCGGGGATCGTGTTCGGGCTTGTGGCCGGGTCCGTGCTGGTGTTGCGGCGGCGGTGGCCGATCGCTGTCGTGCTGGTGTCGATCGCCGTCGCGCCGGCCCAGATGGGCTATCTGATGGGCATCGTCGGGCTGTACACGCTCGCCGCCTCCGAGCTGCCCCGGCGGATCATCGGGGCGTTGGCGGGGATGGCGATGGTGGGGACGCTGATCGTGACGTTCGTGCGGTCGCATCAGGACATGGCGGACGGGAGTCTGAAGATCGGGGACTGGCTGGTTCCTGTCGTCGCCATCACCACGTCGCTGGGTGTCACCGCGCCGCCGTTGCTTCTCGGGCTGTATGTGGGTGCTCGGCGGCGGTTGATGGAGAGCCTTCGGGAGCGGGCCGACAGTCTGGAGCGGGAGCTTCAGTTGCTGGCCGAGCGGGCCGAGGAGCGGGCGGAGTGGGCGCGGAACGAGGAGCGGACGCGGATCGCCCGTGAGATGCATGACGTGGTGGCCCACCGGGTGAGTTTGATGGTGGTGCATGCGGCGGCTCTGCAGGCGGTCGCGCGCAAGGATCCGGAGAAGGCTGTGCGCAATGCCGCTCTGGTGGGGGACATGGGGCGGCAGGCGTTGACCGAGTTGCGGGAGATGCTCGGGGTGCTGCGGTCGGGGGACGGGCTGGAGCGGCGGGTGCAGGGTGTGCCGTTGGCGGCGGTGGGTGTGGCCGCGGCGGTGGCTGCCTCTCGTGCTGCGGAGGGTGGTGAGGGGGCGGGGGACGGGCCGTGTCTGTCCGAGTTGGAGGAGTTGGTCGGGCAGTCGGCGGCTGCCGGGATGGTCGTCGCGCTGTCGGTCGAGGGGGAGGTGCGGTTGTACGGGGCGATGGTGGAGCAGACCGCGTATCGGGTGGTGCAGGAGGCGTTGACGAACGTTCACAAGCACGCGGCGGGTGCGAAGACGCATGTACGGCTGGCTCATCGGGGTGACGAGATCGCGATGCAGGTGGAGAACGAGCCGCCGCCCGAGCCGTCGTCGGGCTCGTCGGTGCGGTTTCCGTCCGGTGGCAATGGTCTGCTCGGGATGAAGGAGCGGGTTGCCGCGTTGGGCGGGGTTTTCGTGTCCGGGCCGACGGAGGCCGGGGGGTTTCGGGTGTCGGCGGTCATTCCGACGTGA
- a CDS encoding SMI1/KNR4 family protein — protein MTTGRLGQRAVPPNAAYAGQVVHFPDPVRATRHPRGVRVDEHGYPDFSLYARAAAEIAEPPEGFGVDELRLTDYVSANAALAASGHELWDTVPAVATPHGWTWHHVPGGRRLELVPVEVKALLRHHGGIATSAVDQHKRGTRPLQETRPAHFALPRSAVAVTELQVQGVEEDLGYRLPGAYRSFLKAAGGCAPVGAALDAELGLLLDQPFFTVRDEAAVNDLVYVNKCLRDHLTKDYLCVGFVQGGLLAVKVKGERLGSVWFSAYDDARDVDPTWPPADRVQRLLLPCGDDFDQFLSRLAGNPPELETVANLMVDGGFARAVPASGASSASSVGE, from the coding sequence ATGACGACAGGTCGGCTCGGGCAGCGAGCCGTGCCGCCGAACGCGGCCTATGCCGGGCAGGTCGTGCACTTCCCGGATCCGGTACGGGCCACTCGGCATCCCAGAGGGGTGCGGGTCGACGAACACGGCTATCCGGACTTCTCGCTCTACGCGCGTGCGGCGGCGGAGATCGCCGAGCCGCCCGAGGGCTTCGGTGTCGACGAATTGCGGCTGACGGACTACGTGTCGGCGAACGCGGCGCTGGCCGCGTCGGGGCACGAGTTGTGGGACACGGTTCCGGCGGTGGCGACTCCGCACGGCTGGACCTGGCACCACGTACCGGGCGGGCGGCGACTGGAGCTCGTCCCGGTCGAGGTGAAGGCGCTGCTGCGGCATCACGGCGGGATCGCGACGTCGGCCGTCGACCAGCACAAGCGTGGTACGCGGCCGTTGCAGGAGACGCGGCCGGCGCACTTCGCGCTGCCGAGGTCGGCGGTGGCGGTGACCGAGTTGCAGGTGCAGGGCGTCGAGGAGGACCTCGGTTACCGGCTGCCGGGGGCGTACCGGTCGTTCCTGAAGGCGGCGGGCGGGTGCGCGCCGGTGGGTGCGGCGCTCGATGCCGAGCTGGGGCTGCTGCTGGACCAGCCGTTCTTCACGGTGCGGGACGAGGCGGCGGTCAACGACCTGGTGTACGTCAACAAGTGCCTGCGGGACCATCTGACGAAGGACTATCTGTGCGTCGGTTTCGTGCAGGGCGGTCTGCTGGCCGTGAAGGTGAAGGGTGAGCGGCTCGGTTCGGTGTGGTTCAGCGCGTACGACGACGCGCGGGACGTCGATCCGACGTGGCCGCCGGCCGACCGGGTGCAGCGGCTGCTGCTGCCGTGCGGCGACGACTTCGACCAGTTCCTGTCCCGGCTCGCCGGCAATCCGCCGGAGCTGGAGACGGTGGCGAACCTGATGGTGGACGGCGGTTTCGCGCGTGCGGTGCCGGCTTCCGGGGCGTCTTCGGCGTCTTCGGTGGGGGAGTGA
- a CDS encoding YwqJ-related putative deaminase, producing the protein MTIMNATQTGTETGRPTGRPTQGTTGTPTPAMPGTTGRPGGDPRVGWSADEPPRAPTLRHRRDGILPTVAAALSVRGATLTGTAARGDQPPTLHPLVQDFLDTLASTQRDRSTGRCAEALLISRQITVADEARSRRAARKPMTNGEARRALKQAKLTTRRIREDGDPLHGSFAAPCRSCTALSAHFGVRIVDSSAPTD; encoded by the coding sequence ATGACGATCATGAACGCGACACAGACGGGGACAGAAACAGGAAGGCCGACAGGACGGCCGACGCAGGGCACCACAGGAACACCCACACCCGCAATGCCCGGCACGACCGGCAGACCCGGCGGCGACCCACGCGTCGGCTGGAGCGCCGACGAGCCACCCCGCGCACCCACCCTCCGCCACCGCCGCGACGGCATACTCCCGACCGTCGCCGCCGCCCTCTCCGTACGCGGCGCGACCCTCACCGGCACAGCCGCACGCGGCGACCAGCCACCCACCCTGCACCCACTCGTCCAGGACTTCCTCGACACCCTCGCCAGCACCCAACGCGACCGATCCACCGGCCGCTGCGCCGAAGCACTCCTCATATCCCGGCAGATCACCGTCGCCGACGAGGCCCGCAGCCGACGCGCCGCCCGCAAACCCATGACCAACGGCGAAGCCCGCAGAGCACTCAAACAAGCCAAACTCACCACCCGCCGCATCCGCGAGGACGGCGACCCCCTCCACGGCAGCTTCGCCGCACCCTGCCGCTCCTGCACAGCGCTCAGCGCCCACTTCGGCGTCCGCATAGTCGACTCGTCGGCCCCCACCGACTGA
- a CDS encoding cellulose-binding protein, which translates to MSSAAMSSHGFVAGFGAGRGRGYRPDQVDAYAAALSAERDAAWERAARLTVLAREMETESGRLREAVARLAPQTYESLGERARRLWELGAEEAGAVRERGRSEARHLVADAEARADALREAAEAAAEAVRGEAEERAGHRLLAARAEADEIRIGARREVKEGRGEALAALREMRLRTSGLLAEQEKEYAERWAEAERITAEREVALEKRHMERVTAAEAVLSEAKRAFADAEESVRRSDEDARVRAAELLAEARVLEDRIARETERVLREHGEEWDDVQAHMDHVRSSLTALTGRAAAE; encoded by the coding sequence ATGAGCAGCGCAGCGATGTCGTCGCACGGTTTCGTGGCCGGTTTCGGGGCGGGACGGGGGCGCGGTTACCGGCCCGATCAGGTCGACGCGTATGCCGCCGCGCTCTCCGCGGAACGGGACGCCGCCTGGGAGCGGGCCGCGCGGCTGACCGTACTGGCCAGGGAGATGGAGACGGAGTCGGGGCGGCTGCGGGAGGCCGTCGCGCGGCTCGCCCCGCAGACGTACGAGAGTCTCGGTGAACGCGCCCGGCGGCTCTGGGAGTTGGGTGCCGAGGAGGCCGGTGCGGTCCGGGAGCGGGGGCGGAGCGAGGCGCGGCACCTGGTCGCGGATGCCGAGGCCCGGGCGGACGCCCTGCGGGAGGCGGCGGAGGCCGCCGCCGAGGCCGTACGCGGCGAGGCCGAGGAGCGTGCCGGGCATCGGCTGCTCGCCGCCCGTGCGGAGGCCGACGAGATCCGGATCGGCGCCCGCAGGGAGGTCAAGGAGGGGCGGGGGGAGGCGCTGGCCGCGCTGCGTGAGATGCGGTTGCGGACCTCCGGGCTGCTCGCCGAGCAGGAGAAGGAGTACGCCGAGCGGTGGGCCGAGGCGGAACGGATCACCGCCGAGCGCGAAGTCGCCCTGGAGAAGCGGCACATGGAGCGGGTGACGGCTGCCGAGGCCGTGCTGTCCGAGGCGAAGCGGGCCTTCGCGGATGCCGAGGAGTCGGTCCGGCGGAGCGACGAGGACGCGCGGGTTCGCGCCGCCGAACTCCTCGCCGAGGCCCGGGTCCTGGAGGACCGCATCGCCCGCGAGACCGAGCGGGTGCTGCGGGAGCACGGCGAGGAGTGGGACGACGTCCAGGCCCATATGGACCACGTACGCAGCAGCCTGACCGCGCTCACGGGGCGGGCGGCGGCCGAGTGA
- a CDS encoding SUKH-4 family immunity protein — MVTFAQAQERAEEWVNGDVPSYQHREVRVREFELGFVVWAEDRAEGPRSDGGAQRLVLARDSGEATLWPALPVGEVIRRYEEQYGRAASVEDAVPAPPARVDLNQTSFLLTPPEWLQEAADKLGISDRRAASGSGTSGGGAASAAPPAPPVPVASSGGGPVDAVPPVGATPWTGTDTTSVDAGEDRSVPLPATVFAPQLGDEDRDDVPRPRDAFNGGPGAPGTSGAPGYGYPQRAGGPSYGYPQGAPGVPNSPGRALAPNAGEIADAATSKAPPPRGARGASAPPPPGAPGTPGARPGVAPPSPPPGPGPAGGYVPTQFVSALGPDGLDGANPAGGPPPPGGLDRPGAPSAPGVPGAPNPPGAPNSPAGAPPGGVHQAATMFSGPGGPGAPQPPAAPGVPGAGRGPGAPGAPGAPGGAGRLGVSGAPQPPGAPNPPGAPLPPGPPGTPGATGGPNRPGVPHSPGGTPPDGVHQAATMFADPHQGGAPNAPRPPGVPGAPQPPGAPGVPGAPGVPSAPGAPGAVHHAETMLAGPPVGGPGMPPPPPAVGVPGGPGGPGTAGGSGAPGFPGTHGTPPGAPQHPMPPGAMPPPPGGRPAPGVPAPGGQAVPGLAAPVQSAHVPGFPPPPAPGLSAPPPAPQAPSYGYPPPGQPTVGPGYQAVLRYRAPDGSEQQVIRRSAPGTPHPEWQIFHELRAMNIPPDQVLELHTELESCELPGAYCARMIREQWPNARITSIAPYGTDHASRQQGMAQLLAHQGELHQVADGPARPGPVRTPLPPVQPAPPIPPEAVAQEMAAAFGPGVFRFDQAAVSRQGVPPIVAHTLVVAGLPADMGPFFWAQAQPGRPVPTLAELAQERGVRPAADAGSYLVMGSDFGKAICVQYGTANIVAVPVEAGPGGAPVPPQFVNTGLPEFARCLALLGRMWRLRYGLNQEQAGRWTVDFQAQLASLDPAALGSPESWWSVLLEEMWDGLL; from the coding sequence ATGGTGACTTTCGCGCAGGCGCAGGAGCGCGCCGAGGAATGGGTCAACGGGGATGTGCCGTCGTATCAGCACCGGGAGGTGCGGGTGCGGGAGTTCGAGCTCGGGTTCGTGGTCTGGGCGGAGGACCGCGCGGAGGGTCCGCGTTCGGACGGCGGTGCGCAGCGGCTGGTCCTTGCCCGGGACAGTGGTGAGGCCACTCTGTGGCCCGCCCTGCCGGTCGGCGAGGTGATCCGCCGGTACGAGGAGCAGTACGGCCGTGCGGCCTCGGTCGAGGACGCGGTACCGGCGCCTCCGGCGCGGGTCGACCTGAACCAGACGTCGTTCCTGCTGACTCCGCCGGAGTGGTTGCAGGAGGCGGCGGACAAGCTGGGGATTTCTGATCGGCGGGCGGCTTCGGGTTCCGGCACCTCGGGTGGCGGTGCGGCTTCGGCCGCTCCCCCGGCTCCCCCGGTTCCCGTGGCTTCTTCGGGCGGGGGGCCGGTGGACGCGGTGCCGCCTGTGGGTGCCACGCCGTGGACCGGGACCGACACGACGAGTGTGGACGCGGGCGAGGACCGTTCCGTGCCGCTTCCGGCGACCGTGTTCGCGCCGCAACTGGGTGACGAGGACCGGGACGACGTCCCGCGTCCCCGGGACGCCTTCAACGGCGGTCCGGGCGCTCCCGGGACTTCGGGTGCTCCGGGGTACGGGTATCCGCAGAGGGCCGGTGGCCCCTCGTACGGGTACCCGCAGGGTGCGCCCGGTGTGCCCAACTCTCCGGGGCGGGCGCTCGCGCCCAACGCGGGCGAGATCGCGGACGCGGCGACCAGCAAGGCGCCGCCGCCGCGCGGTGCCCGGGGCGCGAGCGCCCCGCCTCCCCCGGGTGCGCCGGGAACTCCGGGCGCGCGTCCGGGAGTTGCGCCGCCTTCCCCGCCGCCGGGTCCTGGTCCTGCGGGGGGATATGTGCCTACGCAGTTCGTGTCGGCGCTGGGGCCTGATGGGCTCGACGGTGCGAATCCGGCCGGCGGTCCGCCCCCGCCTGGCGGTCTGGATCGGCCGGGTGCTCCGAGTGCTCCGGGCGTCCCGGGTGCTCCGAATCCGCCCGGTGCTCCCAACTCGCCTGCGGGGGCGCCGCCTGGGGGCGTTCACCAGGCCGCGACGATGTTCTCCGGTCCCGGCGGTCCCGGTGCGCCCCAGCCTCCGGCGGCTCCCGGGGTTCCGGGTGCGGGCCGGGGCCCGGGTGCGCCTGGCGCTCCGGGTGCCCCGGGTGGGGCCGGTCGGCTCGGTGTGTCCGGTGCTCCGCAGCCTCCCGGCGCGCCGAATCCGCCTGGCGCTCCGTTGCCTCCGGGTCCGCCCGGCACCCCAGGTGCCACTGGCGGGCCGAACCGACCGGGCGTTCCCCACTCGCCCGGGGGTACCCCGCCGGACGGTGTCCACCAGGCCGCGACCATGTTCGCCGACCCTCATCAGGGCGGCGCCCCCAACGCACCCCGGCCGCCGGGCGTACCGGGTGCTCCCCAGCCTCCGGGTGCCCCCGGCGTGCCCGGTGCGCCGGGCGTTCCGTCCGCTCCCGGTGCTCCCGGTGCGGTGCATCACGCCGAGACCATGCTGGCCGGTCCTCCGGTCGGCGGTCCCGGCATGCCCCCGCCGCCCCCGGCCGTCGGTGTACCAGGCGGTCCGGGAGGTCCGGGCACTGCTGGTGGATCGGGTGCTCCCGGTTTCCCCGGCACTCACGGCACGCCCCCCGGCGCTCCCCAGCACCCCATGCCCCCTGGCGCGATGCCCCCGCCCCCCGGCGGCCGGCCGGCGCCCGGTGTGCCCGCGCCGGGTGGTCAGGCCGTTCCCGGGCTCGCGGCGCCCGTCCAGTCGGCGCACGTCCCCGGGTTTCCGCCGCCGCCTGCCCCGGGTCTCTCCGCGCCGCCGCCCGCCCCCCAGGCCCCTTCCTACGGCTACCCGCCGCCCGGGCAGCCCACGGTCGGGCCCGGCTATCAGGCCGTTCTTCGTTACCGGGCGCCCGACGGGTCCGAGCAGCAGGTGATCCGGCGGTCCGCGCCCGGGACGCCGCATCCGGAGTGGCAGATCTTCCATGAGCTGCGGGCGATGAACATCCCGCCGGACCAGGTCCTCGAACTCCACACCGAGTTGGAGAGCTGTGAACTGCCGGGTGCCTACTGCGCCCGCATGATCCGAGAGCAGTGGCCGAACGCCCGGATCACGAGCATCGCGCCGTACGGCACCGATCACGCGAGCCGTCAGCAGGGCATGGCCCAACTCCTGGCGCACCAGGGTGAGTTGCATCAGGTGGCGGATGGTCCGGCCCGTCCGGGGCCGGTGCGTACGCCGCTGCCGCCCGTGCAGCCCGCGCCGCCGATCCCGCCGGAGGCGGTCGCCCAGGAGATGGCCGCCGCGTTCGGACCCGGGGTGTTCCGGTTCGACCAGGCGGCGGTGTCGCGGCAGGGGGTGCCGCCGATCGTGGCGCACACCCTGGTCGTGGCCGGGCTGCCCGCCGACATGGGGCCGTTCTTCTGGGCGCAGGCCCAGCCGGGGCGGCCGGTGCCGACCCTCGCCGAGCTGGCGCAGGAGCGGGGGGTGCGGCCGGCGGCGGACGCCGGGTCGTATCTCGTCATGGGCAGCGACTTCGGCAAGGCGATCTGTGTGCAGTACGGGACGGCGAACATCGTCGCGGTGCCCGTGGAGGCGGGGCCGGGCGGAGCACCCGTACCGCCGCAGTTCGTGAACACGGGGCTGCCCGAGTTCGCGCGGTGTCTCGCGCTGCTCGGCCGTATGTGGCGGTTGCGCTACGGCCTCAACCAGGAGCAGGCGGGCCGCTGGACGGTCGATTTCCAGGCCCAGCTCGCCTCCCTCGATCCGGCGGCGCTCGGCTCCCCGGAGAGCTGGTGGTCGGTGCTGCTGGAGGAGATGTGGGACGGGTTGCTCTGA
- a CDS encoding MFS transporter, which produces MQGERNPVGRSSRRTKPAVPATPGAAQHTGTDKRGAVVAALMLAMALAALDSTIVATAVPQIVGDLGGFSVFSWLFSGYLLAVTVTLPVYGKLSDTFGRKPVLIAGAALFLLGSLLCALAWNMGALIAFRIVQGLGGGAIQGTVQTLAADLYPLEQRPKIQAKLSTVWATAAVAGPALGGVLAAYAGWRWIFLVNLPVGAVAMWLLARHLHEPQRDTSGPRARIDWAGALAVFACGGVLLTALVQGGVAWPWLSLPSTAFFGTGLALVFLVVVIERRAAEPIIPGWVWRRPTIAAVNLSLGALGLLMVAPTVFLPTYAQSVLGLAPIAAGFVLSVWTLSWPVSAALSQHVYRRIGFRNTAMLGIGAATLILLAFPFLPYPGSAWQPTLLMLLLGGALGLFQLPLIVGVQSTVGWSERGTATASVLFCRQTGQTIGAALFGAVANGVLASRLGGASDLDSVTRALGAGAAPEATRRAIADAVHAVYFGAAGAAALAFVALLVLAPRRFPVLDSP; this is translated from the coding sequence ATGCAGGGGGAAAGGAACCCGGTGGGGAGAAGCAGCCGCCGTACGAAACCCGCGGTACCCGCGACACCCGGCGCTGCGCAGCACACCGGGACCGACAAGCGAGGGGCTGTCGTCGCGGCCCTGATGCTCGCGATGGCGCTGGCCGCGCTCGACTCCACCATCGTGGCGACCGCCGTACCGCAGATCGTCGGCGACCTCGGCGGCTTCTCCGTCTTCTCCTGGCTGTTCTCGGGCTATCTGCTGGCCGTCACGGTCACCCTCCCGGTGTACGGCAAGCTCTCCGACACCTTCGGCCGCAAGCCGGTCCTGATAGCGGGCGCGGCCCTGTTCCTCCTCGGTTCCCTCCTCTGCGCGCTGGCCTGGAACATGGGCGCGCTGATCGCGTTCCGGATCGTCCAGGGTCTGGGCGGCGGCGCCATCCAGGGCACGGTCCAGACACTGGCCGCCGACCTCTATCCGCTGGAGCAACGCCCCAAGATCCAGGCCAAGTTGTCGACCGTATGGGCAACCGCGGCGGTGGCGGGCCCCGCCCTGGGCGGAGTTCTGGCGGCCTACGCCGGCTGGCGCTGGATCTTCCTCGTCAACCTCCCCGTCGGCGCGGTGGCGATGTGGCTGCTGGCCCGCCACCTCCACGAACCGCAGCGCGACACCTCCGGCCCCCGCGCGCGCATCGACTGGGCGGGCGCGCTCGCGGTGTTCGCGTGCGGCGGCGTCCTCCTGACGGCCCTCGTCCAGGGCGGTGTGGCCTGGCCCTGGCTGTCGCTTCCGTCAACCGCCTTCTTCGGTACGGGACTTGCGCTGGTGTTCCTCGTGGTCGTGATCGAACGCCGGGCGGCCGAGCCGATCATCCCGGGCTGGGTGTGGCGGCGCCCCACGATCGCGGCGGTCAACCTGTCGCTGGGCGCGCTGGGCCTGCTGATGGTGGCCCCGACGGTGTTCCTGCCGACGTACGCCCAGTCGGTGCTGGGCCTCGCCCCGATCGCCGCCGGATTCGTGCTGTCCGTATGGACGTTGAGCTGGCCGGTGTCGGCGGCGCTGAGCCAGCACGTGTACCGCAGGATCGGCTTCCGGAACACGGCGATGCTCGGCATCGGCGCGGCGACCCTGATCCTGCTGGCGTTCCCCTTCCTCCCGTACCCGGGCTCCGCCTGGCAGCCCACGCTCCTGATGCTGCTGCTCGGCGGCGCCCTGGGGCTCTTCCAACTCCCCCTGATAGTGGGCGTCCAGTCGACGGTCGGCTGGTCGGAACGCGGCACGGCGACGGCGTCGGTGCTCTTCTGCCGCCAGACCGGCCAGACGATCGGCGCCGCCCTGTTCGGCGCGGTGGCCAACGGCGTACTGGCGTCCCGGCTGGGCGGCGCGAGCGACCTCGACTCGGTGACGCGGGCGCTGGGCGCGGGTGCCGCACCGGAGGCGACCCGCCGGGCGATCGCGGACGCGGTGCACGCGGTGTACTTCGGAGCGGCGGGAGCGGCGGCACTGGCGTTCGTGGCGCTGCTGGTACTGGCGCCGCGCCGCTTCCCGGTCCTCGACAGCCCGTAG
- a CDS encoding SUKH-3 domain-containing protein, translating to MHTDRTSTTRFPVAVDAALRAAGWQPGRWDIKQAEIWADTLRGHTSPAGHRHAVFPAAVEAWAEFGGLHITPPGTGRQVAPTALHLDPLHGLHMARTLADLGRALDTEVCPLGEEPETQSLLAIDTAGRVYALDHTGDWYLGADVDQALATLVTGLEPVRLTPP from the coding sequence ATGCACACCGACCGCACCTCCACCACCCGCTTCCCCGTGGCCGTCGACGCCGCACTGCGCGCCGCCGGATGGCAACCCGGCCGCTGGGACATAAAACAGGCCGAGATCTGGGCCGACACCCTGCGCGGCCACACCTCCCCCGCCGGACACCGCCACGCGGTCTTCCCGGCCGCCGTGGAAGCCTGGGCCGAATTCGGCGGCCTGCACATCACACCCCCCGGCACCGGCCGCCAGGTCGCCCCCACCGCCCTGCACCTCGACCCCCTGCACGGCCTCCACATGGCCCGCACCCTCGCCGACCTCGGCCGCGCCCTCGACACCGAGGTCTGCCCCCTCGGCGAGGAACCCGAGACCCAGTCCCTGCTGGCCATCGACACAGCCGGCCGCGTCTACGCCCTCGACCACACCGGCGACTGGTACCTCGGCGCCGACGTCGACCAGGCCCTCGCCACCCTGGTCACCGGCCTGGAACCGGTCCGCCTGACACCTCCCTGA